Proteins co-encoded in one Afipia sp. P52-10 genomic window:
- a CDS encoding UDP-2,3-diacylglucosamine diphosphatase has protein sequence MTESEPERRFRTLFISDVHLGTRGCQADRLLDFLKHHDADTIYLVGDIVDGWALKANWYWPQAHNDVVQKLLRKGRKGSRMIYIPGNHDEFLRSYYGTHFGGIEVIEQTIHEGADGKRYLIIHGDIFDLVVQNARWLAHLGDRAYDFAIQMNRFVNMFRRLFGRPYWSLSQWAKLKVKNAVNYIGAFEKTLAAEARRCEADGVICGHIHFAAIRDEHGVRYLNCGDWVESCTAIVEHEDGQFEIINWANAQPPVRLPAPLAVQAA, from the coding sequence ATGACCGAAAGCGAGCCAGAACGGCGCTTTCGCACGCTTTTCATCTCGGACGTTCATCTTGGAACGCGCGGCTGCCAGGCAGACCGCCTGCTCGACTTCCTCAAACACCACGATGCTGACACGATCTATCTGGTCGGCGATATCGTCGACGGCTGGGCGCTGAAGGCGAACTGGTATTGGCCGCAAGCCCACAACGACGTGGTGCAGAAGTTGCTGCGCAAAGGGCGCAAGGGCAGCCGCATGATCTACATCCCCGGCAACCACGACGAGTTCCTGCGTTCATACTACGGCACCCACTTCGGCGGCATCGAGGTGATCGAACAGACGATCCACGAGGGCGCCGACGGCAAGCGCTACCTGATCATCCACGGCGATATCTTCGACCTCGTGGTGCAGAACGCGCGCTGGCTCGCTCATCTCGGCGACCGCGCCTATGACTTCGCGATCCAGATGAATCGCTTCGTCAACATGTTTCGCCGCCTGTTCGGCCGGCCATATTGGTCGCTGTCGCAGTGGGCGAAGCTGAAGGTGAAGAACGCGGTCAATTACATCGGCGCGTTCGAGAAGACGCTCGCCGCTGAAGCCCGCCGCTGCGAGGCCGACGGAGTGATCTGCGGGCATATCCACTTCGCCGCGATTCGCGACGAGCATGGCGTTCGCTATCTCAACTGCGGTGACTGGGTTGAGAGCTGCACCGCGATCGTCGAGCACGAGGATGGCCAGTTCGAGATCATCAACTGGGCCAACGCCCAGCCGCCTGTGCGCCTTCCGGCGCCGCTCGCGGTGCAAGCCGCGTGA